The following are encoded in a window of Thunnus albacares chromosome 9, fThuAlb1.1, whole genome shotgun sequence genomic DNA:
- the acsbg2 gene encoding long-chain-fatty-acid--CoA ligase ACSBG2 isoform X2, translated as MQLTACEPTTMSEAVVMEPPRPGGFLESSCGTGDSAASLDDGIVDTANESSEEESTGEREEEICARDEVTSSTKTTEVPAEQTLNTQTVNAQRPDSLSLPAAAAERNMWTSQYDAEVKLRMGESGLAAETPLTVNQMFTSAVERFGEYTALSWKEGEQQKSLNYKEYYQACRTAAKSFLKLGLQRYHGVGILGFNSAEWFISDIGAILAGGFAVGIYTTNSPEACQYVADNSKANIIVVENHKQLQKILQVEDKLPHLKAIVQYKDALKEKRPNLYSWAEFMELGRDEPDAPLDEIISSQKPNQCCTLIYTSGTTGQPKGVMLSHDNLTWTALSTSHHVRLTDATQAQESVVSYLPLSHIAAQMVDIWVTMRVGGATYFAQPDALKGSLVHTLKDVRPTAFMGVPRVWEKMQEKLKSVGSKSSTVRRKVAAWAKDVGLQANLVKMNPSGAVGRTPFSYHIAKKLVFKKVRKALGLDRCTKCYTGAAPITKDTLEFFLSLDIPLYELYGMSESTGPHTISRSDAFKLTSCGKELPGCKTKLHNPDKEGNGEICFWGRHVFMGYLNMPDKTEEALDADGWLHSGDLGKHDKNGFLFITGRIKELIITAGGENIPPVPIEDAVKEAVPLISNAMLIGDKRKFLSMLLTIKCQVNAETGGPEDELTPEAVEICKKLGSNATRASEIAGGQDREIQAAVQEGINRVNEKATSNAQRIQKWVILDRDFSIPGGELGPTMKLKRPVVAKMYKEQIDNFYKELATPTTPDNPLPPK; from the exons ATGCAAC TGACCGCGTGTGAGCCCACCACCATGTCTGAGGCCGTGGTGATGGAGCCTCCCAGACCAGGTGGCTTCCTGGAGTCTTCCTGTGGTACGGGGGACAGCGCAGCTTCCCTTGATGATGGCATTGTGGATACAGCGAA CGAGTCCTCAGAGGAAGAGTCCAcaggggagagagaagaggagattTGTGCCCGTGATGAAGTCACCAGCAGCACCAAGACTACAGAGGTCCCTGCTGAACAGaccttaaacacacaaacag TGAATGCCCAGCGCCCAGACTCTCTGTCATTGCCAGCGGCGGCAGCAGAGCGCAACATGTGGACGTCTCAGTATGATGCAGAGGTGAAACTAAGAATGGGGGAATCTGGCCTGGCTGCCGAAACCCCTTTGACAGTCAACCAGATGTTCACCTCAGCCGTGGAGCGTTTTGGCGAATATACGGCTTTGAGCTGGAAGGAGGGCGAGCAGCAGAAGAGCCTGAACTACAAAGAATACTACCAGGCCTGCCGTACAGCAGCCAAGAGCTTCCTGAAG CTCGGTTTGCAGCGTTACCATGGTGTCGGGATCCTGGGCTTCAACTCCGCTGAGTGGTTCATCTCTGATATCGGAGCCATTTTGGCGGG CGGGTTTGCTGTGGGCATCTACACCACCAATTCTCCAGAGGCGTGCCAGTACGTAGCAGACAACAGCAAGGCCAATATCATCGTGGTGGAGAACCACAAGCAGCTGCAGAAGATCCTGCAG GTTGAAGACAAGCTGCCACACTTGAAAGCCATCGTCCAGTACAAAGATGCACTAAAAGAGAAGAGACCAAATCTGTATTCT TGGGCGGAGTTTATGGAGCTCGGACGTGATGAGCCAGATGCTCCTCTTGATGAGATAATCTCCAGTCAGAAGCCCAACCAATGCTGCACGCTCATCTACACCTCAGGAACTACAGGCCAGCCCAAAGGAGTCATGCTCAGCCATGACAAT CTGACAtggacagcgctctccaccagCCATCACGTGCGTCTGACAGACGCCACTCAGGCTCAGGAGTCGGTGGTCAGCTACCTGCCTCTCAGCCACATCGCAGCTCAGATGGTCGACATCTGGGTCACTATGAGGGTCGGAGGGGCTACCTACTTCGCTCAGCCAGACGCCCTCAAG GGCTCTCTGGTCCACACCTTGAAGGATGTGCGTCCCACAGCCTTCATGGGTGTCCCACGTGTCTGGGAGAAGATGCAGGAGAAGTTGAAGTCCGTCGGATCCAAGTCTTCGACTGTGCGCAGGAAGGTGGCTGCCTGGGCCAAAGATGTGGGTCTGCAGGCAAATCTGGTCAAGATGAATCC AAGCGGAGCAGTCGGGCGCACACCATTCAGCTATCACATAGCCAAGAAGCTTGTGTTCAAAAAGGTGCGTAAGGCTCTGGGCCTGGACCGCTGCACTAAGTGCTACACTGGCGCCGCACCCATCACCAAAGACACCCTGGAGTTCTTCCTCAGCCTGGACATTCCTCTGTACGAGCTGTACGGCATGAGTGAGAGCACCGGACCTCACACCATCTCACGCTCGGATGCCTTTAAGCTCACCAG CTGTGGTAAGGAGCTCCCAGGATGCAAGACAAAGCTGCACAACCCCGACAAGGAGGGAAACGGTGAGATCTGCTTCTGGGGTCGCCACGTCTTCATGGGCTACCTCAACATGCCCGACAAGACGGAGGAAGCTTTGGACGCAGACGGCTGGCTGCACTCTGGTGACCTCGGCAAACACGACAAGAACGGATTCCTCTTTATCACAGGACGAATTAAAG AGCTAATCATCACAGCAGGAGGAGAGAACATCCCTCCTGTCCCTATCGAGGATGCGGTTAAGGAGGCCGTGCCGCTGATTAGCAACGCCATGCTGATCGGAGACAAGAGGAAGTTCCTGTCTATGCTGCTCACCATTAAG TGCCAGGTGAACGCTGAAACAGGCGGTCCGGAGGACGAGCTGACGCCAGAAGCTGTTGAGATCTGCAAGAAGCTGGGCAGCAATGCCACACGCGCCTCTGAGATCGCAGGCGGCCAAGATCGAGAGATCCAGGCTGCTGTCCAGGAGGGAATCAACAGAGTCAATGAGAAGGCCACCTCCAACGCCCAGCGCATCCAGAAGTGGGTTATTCTGGATCGGGACTTCTCAATCCCTGGAGGAGAGCTTG GTCCAACCATGAAGCTGAAGCGGCCGGTGGTGGCGAAGATGTACAAGGAGCAGATTGACAACTTTTACAAAGAACTGGCAACTCCAACGACCCCCGACAACCCGCTGCCTCCCAAATAG
- the acsbg2 gene encoding long-chain-fatty-acid--CoA ligase ACSBG2 isoform X1: MLLLLLLSVAPVVTACEPTTMSEAVVMEPPRPGGFLESSCGTGDSAASLDDGIVDTANESSEEESTGEREEEICARDEVTSSTKTTEVPAEQTLNTQTVNAQRPDSLSLPAAAAERNMWTSQYDAEVKLRMGESGLAAETPLTVNQMFTSAVERFGEYTALSWKEGEQQKSLNYKEYYQACRTAAKSFLKLGLQRYHGVGILGFNSAEWFISDIGAILAGGFAVGIYTTNSPEACQYVADNSKANIIVVENHKQLQKILQVEDKLPHLKAIVQYKDALKEKRPNLYSWAEFMELGRDEPDAPLDEIISSQKPNQCCTLIYTSGTTGQPKGVMLSHDNLTWTALSTSHHVRLTDATQAQESVVSYLPLSHIAAQMVDIWVTMRVGGATYFAQPDALKGSLVHTLKDVRPTAFMGVPRVWEKMQEKLKSVGSKSSTVRRKVAAWAKDVGLQANLVKMNPSGAVGRTPFSYHIAKKLVFKKVRKALGLDRCTKCYTGAAPITKDTLEFFLSLDIPLYELYGMSESTGPHTISRSDAFKLTSCGKELPGCKTKLHNPDKEGNGEICFWGRHVFMGYLNMPDKTEEALDADGWLHSGDLGKHDKNGFLFITGRIKELIITAGGENIPPVPIEDAVKEAVPLISNAMLIGDKRKFLSMLLTIKCQVNAETGGPEDELTPEAVEICKKLGSNATRASEIAGGQDREIQAAVQEGINRVNEKATSNAQRIQKWVILDRDFSIPGGELGPTMKLKRPVVAKMYKEQIDNFYKELATPTTPDNPLPPK, translated from the exons TGACCGCGTGTGAGCCCACCACCATGTCTGAGGCCGTGGTGATGGAGCCTCCCAGACCAGGTGGCTTCCTGGAGTCTTCCTGTGGTACGGGGGACAGCGCAGCTTCCCTTGATGATGGCATTGTGGATACAGCGAA CGAGTCCTCAGAGGAAGAGTCCAcaggggagagagaagaggagattTGTGCCCGTGATGAAGTCACCAGCAGCACCAAGACTACAGAGGTCCCTGCTGAACAGaccttaaacacacaaacag TGAATGCCCAGCGCCCAGACTCTCTGTCATTGCCAGCGGCGGCAGCAGAGCGCAACATGTGGACGTCTCAGTATGATGCAGAGGTGAAACTAAGAATGGGGGAATCTGGCCTGGCTGCCGAAACCCCTTTGACAGTCAACCAGATGTTCACCTCAGCCGTGGAGCGTTTTGGCGAATATACGGCTTTGAGCTGGAAGGAGGGCGAGCAGCAGAAGAGCCTGAACTACAAAGAATACTACCAGGCCTGCCGTACAGCAGCCAAGAGCTTCCTGAAG CTCGGTTTGCAGCGTTACCATGGTGTCGGGATCCTGGGCTTCAACTCCGCTGAGTGGTTCATCTCTGATATCGGAGCCATTTTGGCGGG CGGGTTTGCTGTGGGCATCTACACCACCAATTCTCCAGAGGCGTGCCAGTACGTAGCAGACAACAGCAAGGCCAATATCATCGTGGTGGAGAACCACAAGCAGCTGCAGAAGATCCTGCAG GTTGAAGACAAGCTGCCACACTTGAAAGCCATCGTCCAGTACAAAGATGCACTAAAAGAGAAGAGACCAAATCTGTATTCT TGGGCGGAGTTTATGGAGCTCGGACGTGATGAGCCAGATGCTCCTCTTGATGAGATAATCTCCAGTCAGAAGCCCAACCAATGCTGCACGCTCATCTACACCTCAGGAACTACAGGCCAGCCCAAAGGAGTCATGCTCAGCCATGACAAT CTGACAtggacagcgctctccaccagCCATCACGTGCGTCTGACAGACGCCACTCAGGCTCAGGAGTCGGTGGTCAGCTACCTGCCTCTCAGCCACATCGCAGCTCAGATGGTCGACATCTGGGTCACTATGAGGGTCGGAGGGGCTACCTACTTCGCTCAGCCAGACGCCCTCAAG GGCTCTCTGGTCCACACCTTGAAGGATGTGCGTCCCACAGCCTTCATGGGTGTCCCACGTGTCTGGGAGAAGATGCAGGAGAAGTTGAAGTCCGTCGGATCCAAGTCTTCGACTGTGCGCAGGAAGGTGGCTGCCTGGGCCAAAGATGTGGGTCTGCAGGCAAATCTGGTCAAGATGAATCC AAGCGGAGCAGTCGGGCGCACACCATTCAGCTATCACATAGCCAAGAAGCTTGTGTTCAAAAAGGTGCGTAAGGCTCTGGGCCTGGACCGCTGCACTAAGTGCTACACTGGCGCCGCACCCATCACCAAAGACACCCTGGAGTTCTTCCTCAGCCTGGACATTCCTCTGTACGAGCTGTACGGCATGAGTGAGAGCACCGGACCTCACACCATCTCACGCTCGGATGCCTTTAAGCTCACCAG CTGTGGTAAGGAGCTCCCAGGATGCAAGACAAAGCTGCACAACCCCGACAAGGAGGGAAACGGTGAGATCTGCTTCTGGGGTCGCCACGTCTTCATGGGCTACCTCAACATGCCCGACAAGACGGAGGAAGCTTTGGACGCAGACGGCTGGCTGCACTCTGGTGACCTCGGCAAACACGACAAGAACGGATTCCTCTTTATCACAGGACGAATTAAAG AGCTAATCATCACAGCAGGAGGAGAGAACATCCCTCCTGTCCCTATCGAGGATGCGGTTAAGGAGGCCGTGCCGCTGATTAGCAACGCCATGCTGATCGGAGACAAGAGGAAGTTCCTGTCTATGCTGCTCACCATTAAG TGCCAGGTGAACGCTGAAACAGGCGGTCCGGAGGACGAGCTGACGCCAGAAGCTGTTGAGATCTGCAAGAAGCTGGGCAGCAATGCCACACGCGCCTCTGAGATCGCAGGCGGCCAAGATCGAGAGATCCAGGCTGCTGTCCAGGAGGGAATCAACAGAGTCAATGAGAAGGCCACCTCCAACGCCCAGCGCATCCAGAAGTGGGTTATTCTGGATCGGGACTTCTCAATCCCTGGAGGAGAGCTTG GTCCAACCATGAAGCTGAAGCGGCCGGTGGTGGCGAAGATGTACAAGGAGCAGATTGACAACTTTTACAAAGAACTGGCAACTCCAACGACCCCCGACAACCCGCTGCCTCCCAAATAG
- the acsbg2 gene encoding long-chain-fatty-acid--CoA ligase ACSBG2 isoform X3, with translation MSEAVVMEPPRPGGFLESSCGTGDSAASLDDGIVDTANESSEEESTGEREEEICARDEVTSSTKTTEVPAEQTLNTQTVNAQRPDSLSLPAAAAERNMWTSQYDAEVKLRMGESGLAAETPLTVNQMFTSAVERFGEYTALSWKEGEQQKSLNYKEYYQACRTAAKSFLKLGLQRYHGVGILGFNSAEWFISDIGAILAGGFAVGIYTTNSPEACQYVADNSKANIIVVENHKQLQKILQVEDKLPHLKAIVQYKDALKEKRPNLYSWAEFMELGRDEPDAPLDEIISSQKPNQCCTLIYTSGTTGQPKGVMLSHDNLTWTALSTSHHVRLTDATQAQESVVSYLPLSHIAAQMVDIWVTMRVGGATYFAQPDALKGSLVHTLKDVRPTAFMGVPRVWEKMQEKLKSVGSKSSTVRRKVAAWAKDVGLQANLVKMNPSGAVGRTPFSYHIAKKLVFKKVRKALGLDRCTKCYTGAAPITKDTLEFFLSLDIPLYELYGMSESTGPHTISRSDAFKLTSCGKELPGCKTKLHNPDKEGNGEICFWGRHVFMGYLNMPDKTEEALDADGWLHSGDLGKHDKNGFLFITGRIKELIITAGGENIPPVPIEDAVKEAVPLISNAMLIGDKRKFLSMLLTIKCQVNAETGGPEDELTPEAVEICKKLGSNATRASEIAGGQDREIQAAVQEGINRVNEKATSNAQRIQKWVILDRDFSIPGGELGPTMKLKRPVVAKMYKEQIDNFYKELATPTTPDNPLPPK, from the exons ATGTCTGAGGCCGTGGTGATGGAGCCTCCCAGACCAGGTGGCTTCCTGGAGTCTTCCTGTGGTACGGGGGACAGCGCAGCTTCCCTTGATGATGGCATTGTGGATACAGCGAA CGAGTCCTCAGAGGAAGAGTCCAcaggggagagagaagaggagattTGTGCCCGTGATGAAGTCACCAGCAGCACCAAGACTACAGAGGTCCCTGCTGAACAGaccttaaacacacaaacag TGAATGCCCAGCGCCCAGACTCTCTGTCATTGCCAGCGGCGGCAGCAGAGCGCAACATGTGGACGTCTCAGTATGATGCAGAGGTGAAACTAAGAATGGGGGAATCTGGCCTGGCTGCCGAAACCCCTTTGACAGTCAACCAGATGTTCACCTCAGCCGTGGAGCGTTTTGGCGAATATACGGCTTTGAGCTGGAAGGAGGGCGAGCAGCAGAAGAGCCTGAACTACAAAGAATACTACCAGGCCTGCCGTACAGCAGCCAAGAGCTTCCTGAAG CTCGGTTTGCAGCGTTACCATGGTGTCGGGATCCTGGGCTTCAACTCCGCTGAGTGGTTCATCTCTGATATCGGAGCCATTTTGGCGGG CGGGTTTGCTGTGGGCATCTACACCACCAATTCTCCAGAGGCGTGCCAGTACGTAGCAGACAACAGCAAGGCCAATATCATCGTGGTGGAGAACCACAAGCAGCTGCAGAAGATCCTGCAG GTTGAAGACAAGCTGCCACACTTGAAAGCCATCGTCCAGTACAAAGATGCACTAAAAGAGAAGAGACCAAATCTGTATTCT TGGGCGGAGTTTATGGAGCTCGGACGTGATGAGCCAGATGCTCCTCTTGATGAGATAATCTCCAGTCAGAAGCCCAACCAATGCTGCACGCTCATCTACACCTCAGGAACTACAGGCCAGCCCAAAGGAGTCATGCTCAGCCATGACAAT CTGACAtggacagcgctctccaccagCCATCACGTGCGTCTGACAGACGCCACTCAGGCTCAGGAGTCGGTGGTCAGCTACCTGCCTCTCAGCCACATCGCAGCTCAGATGGTCGACATCTGGGTCACTATGAGGGTCGGAGGGGCTACCTACTTCGCTCAGCCAGACGCCCTCAAG GGCTCTCTGGTCCACACCTTGAAGGATGTGCGTCCCACAGCCTTCATGGGTGTCCCACGTGTCTGGGAGAAGATGCAGGAGAAGTTGAAGTCCGTCGGATCCAAGTCTTCGACTGTGCGCAGGAAGGTGGCTGCCTGGGCCAAAGATGTGGGTCTGCAGGCAAATCTGGTCAAGATGAATCC AAGCGGAGCAGTCGGGCGCACACCATTCAGCTATCACATAGCCAAGAAGCTTGTGTTCAAAAAGGTGCGTAAGGCTCTGGGCCTGGACCGCTGCACTAAGTGCTACACTGGCGCCGCACCCATCACCAAAGACACCCTGGAGTTCTTCCTCAGCCTGGACATTCCTCTGTACGAGCTGTACGGCATGAGTGAGAGCACCGGACCTCACACCATCTCACGCTCGGATGCCTTTAAGCTCACCAG CTGTGGTAAGGAGCTCCCAGGATGCAAGACAAAGCTGCACAACCCCGACAAGGAGGGAAACGGTGAGATCTGCTTCTGGGGTCGCCACGTCTTCATGGGCTACCTCAACATGCCCGACAAGACGGAGGAAGCTTTGGACGCAGACGGCTGGCTGCACTCTGGTGACCTCGGCAAACACGACAAGAACGGATTCCTCTTTATCACAGGACGAATTAAAG AGCTAATCATCACAGCAGGAGGAGAGAACATCCCTCCTGTCCCTATCGAGGATGCGGTTAAGGAGGCCGTGCCGCTGATTAGCAACGCCATGCTGATCGGAGACAAGAGGAAGTTCCTGTCTATGCTGCTCACCATTAAG TGCCAGGTGAACGCTGAAACAGGCGGTCCGGAGGACGAGCTGACGCCAGAAGCTGTTGAGATCTGCAAGAAGCTGGGCAGCAATGCCACACGCGCCTCTGAGATCGCAGGCGGCCAAGATCGAGAGATCCAGGCTGCTGTCCAGGAGGGAATCAACAGAGTCAATGAGAAGGCCACCTCCAACGCCCAGCGCATCCAGAAGTGGGTTATTCTGGATCGGGACTTCTCAATCCCTGGAGGAGAGCTTG GTCCAACCATGAAGCTGAAGCGGCCGGTGGTGGCGAAGATGTACAAGGAGCAGATTGACAACTTTTACAAAGAACTGGCAACTCCAACGACCCCCGACAACCCGCTGCCTCCCAAATAG
- the LOC122989472 gene encoding protein ENL-like isoform X2, translated as MENQCTVQVKLELGHRAQLRKKVTSEGFTHDWMVFVRGPETGDIQHFVEKVVFRLHESFPKPKRVCKEPPYKVEESGYAGFLMPIEVYFKNKEEPKKVCFNYDLFLNLEGNPPVNHLRCEKLTFNNPTKEFRRKLIKAGGVLVVPEGAEAVSRPSPDYPMLPTIPLSAFSDPKKTKTSHVSKEPSKEGSGGSSKGPKPHKVTKEHRERPRKDSESKATSKGDNDRDGSSKSGRDPSSSSSSSSKKPSEIKVKDEVKVLPKAAFKEPKLTLKESKMEGMSPKGGGAGSGGGGGGGGGGGPTESKAPGKRPSTVESPKPSAKKQKKGSSEGPKGPSSGAFTGTSPRVSSSSAASQPYAEKKPSKEKGRWAKGKNDTQELKEPKKLPESEESNSEDEASSKSEQSAPSSPSNSSSSSDSSSDSDFEPGQKQGQGPLRSMVEEIQSEESDDDDSSSEEETPIKTNPPNRDSRLSLDSESDSSDGSHRPSRDPAPPPQKHSSSNNKVSGRKSPDSSFRSEKVLKKGYDKAYTEELVDLHRRLMALRERNVLQQIVNLIEETGHFNVTNTTFDFDLFSLDESTVRKLQSYLEATAT; from the exons TGCACAGTGCAGGTGAAGCTGGAGTTGGGCCACAGAGCCCAGCTAAGGAAGAAAGTGACATCAGAAGGCTTCACACACGACTGGATGGTGTTTGTCCGAGGGCCAGAGACTGGCGACATCCAGCACTTTGTAGAGAAGGTTGTCTTCCGCCTGCATGAGAGCTTCCCGAAACCCAAGAGAG tATGCAAGGAGCCTCCGTACAAAGTGGAGGAGTCGGGCTACGCAGGCTTCCTCATGCCTATTGAGGTTTACTTCAAGAACAAG GAAGAGCCAAAAAAGGTGTGTTTCAACTACGACCTGTTCCTTAACTTGGAGGGAAACCCCCCTGTCAACCACCTGCGCTGTGAGAAGCTCACCTTCAACAACCCCACCAAAGAATTCAGGAGAAAGCTGATCAAAGCTGGAGGG GTGTTGGTGGTTCCAGAGGGGGCTGAAGCTGTGTCGAGGCCCAGTCCAGACTACCCGATGCTCCCCACTATCCCGCTCTCTGCCTTCTCAGACCCCAAGAAGACAAAGACCTCCCACGTGTCAAAG GAGCCAAGTAAAGAAGGAAGTGGTGGCAGCAGCAAAGGACCCAAACCGCACAAAGTGACCAAGGAGCACCGGGAACGTCCCCGAAAAGACTCTGAGAGCAAAGCCACGTCGAAAGGGGACAATGACAGAGATGGAAGCAGCAAGAGTGGCCGCGacccttcttcttcctcatcatcGTCTTCAAAAAAGCCGTCAGAGATCAAAGTGAAAGATGAAGTAAAGGTCCTACCCAAGGCGGCCTTCAAGGAGCCTAAACTCACACTGAAGGAGTCAAAGATGGAGGGCATGTCCCCTAAAGGAGGGGGGGCTGGGAGtggagggggtggtgggggaggaggaggaggagggcccACAGAGTCCAAAGCCCCCGGGAAACGGCCCTCCACGGTGGAGTCTCCCAAACCTAGCGCtaagaagcagaagaaaggCAGCTCTGAGGGGCCGAAGGGGCCGTCCAGCGGGGCCTTCACAGGAACATCTCCCCGCGTCTCCTCGTCATCTGCAGCCAGCCAACCGTACGCGGAGAAGAAACCTTCCAAGGAAAAGGGTCGCTGGGCCAAAGGCAAAAACGACACGCAGGAGCTGAAGGAGCCCAAGAAACTTCCAGAGTCCGAAGAGTCGAATTCAGAGGATGAAGCATCTTCGAAGTCAGAG CAGTCGGCCCCCTCCAGTCCTTCCAACTCCAGTTCCAGCTCTGACTCCAGTTCAGATTCGGACTTTGAGCCAGGACAGAAACAAGGGCAAG GCCCCTTGCGATCTATGGTGGAGGAGATCCAATCAGAAGAgtcagatgatgatgacagcAGCTCGGAGGAGGAGACCCCCATCAAGACCAACCCCCCCAACCGCGACTCTCG ACTCAGCCTGGACAGCGAGAGTGACAGCAGTGACGGCTCGCACCGCCCCAGTCGAGACCCCGCCCCGCCCCCGCAGAAACATAGCTCCTCCAATAACAAA GTGTCAGGCAGAAAGAGTCCAGACTCCTCGTTTCGCTCAGAGAAGGTGTTGAAGAAGGGATACGACAAG GCGTACACAGAAGAGTTGGTCGACCTTCATCGCAGACTGATGGCTTTGAGGGAGCGTAACGTcctgcagcag ATTGTCAACCTGATCGAGGAGACGGGCCACTTCAACGTGACCAACACCACCTTTGACTTTGACCTCTTTTCACTGGACGAGTCCACCGTCCGCAAACTACAGAGCTACCTTGAAGCAACGGCCACGTGA
- the LOC122989472 gene encoding protein ENL-like isoform X1 — MENQCTVQVKLELGHRAQLRKKVTSEGFTHDWMVFVRGPETGDIQHFVEKVVFRLHESFPKPKRVCKEPPYKVEESGYAGFLMPIEVYFKNKEEPKKVCFNYDLFLNLEGNPPVNHLRCEKLTFNNPTKEFRRKLIKAGGVLVVPEGAEAVSRPSPDYPMLPTIPLSAFSDPKKTKTSHVSKEPSKEGSGGSSKGPKPHKVTKEHRERPRKDSESKATSKGDNDRDGSSKSGRDPSSSSSSSSKKPSEIKVKDEVKVLPKAAFKEPKLTLKESKMEGMSPKGGGAGSGGGGGGGGGGGPTESKAPGKRPSTVESPKPSAKKQKKGSSEGPKGPSSGAFTGTSPRVSSSSAASQPYAEKKPSKEKGRWAKGKNDTQELKEPKKLPESEESNSEDEASSKSEQSAPSSPSNSSSSSDSSSDSDFEPGQKQGQGPLRSMVEEIQSEESDDDDSSSEEETPIKTNPPNRDSRLSLDSESDSSDGSHRPSRDPAPPPQKHSSSNNKVSGRKSPDSSFRSEKVLKKGYDKVGRAYTEELVDLHRRLMALRERNVLQQIVNLIEETGHFNVTNTTFDFDLFSLDESTVRKLQSYLEATAT, encoded by the exons TGCACAGTGCAGGTGAAGCTGGAGTTGGGCCACAGAGCCCAGCTAAGGAAGAAAGTGACATCAGAAGGCTTCACACACGACTGGATGGTGTTTGTCCGAGGGCCAGAGACTGGCGACATCCAGCACTTTGTAGAGAAGGTTGTCTTCCGCCTGCATGAGAGCTTCCCGAAACCCAAGAGAG tATGCAAGGAGCCTCCGTACAAAGTGGAGGAGTCGGGCTACGCAGGCTTCCTCATGCCTATTGAGGTTTACTTCAAGAACAAG GAAGAGCCAAAAAAGGTGTGTTTCAACTACGACCTGTTCCTTAACTTGGAGGGAAACCCCCCTGTCAACCACCTGCGCTGTGAGAAGCTCACCTTCAACAACCCCACCAAAGAATTCAGGAGAAAGCTGATCAAAGCTGGAGGG GTGTTGGTGGTTCCAGAGGGGGCTGAAGCTGTGTCGAGGCCCAGTCCAGACTACCCGATGCTCCCCACTATCCCGCTCTCTGCCTTCTCAGACCCCAAGAAGACAAAGACCTCCCACGTGTCAAAG GAGCCAAGTAAAGAAGGAAGTGGTGGCAGCAGCAAAGGACCCAAACCGCACAAAGTGACCAAGGAGCACCGGGAACGTCCCCGAAAAGACTCTGAGAGCAAAGCCACGTCGAAAGGGGACAATGACAGAGATGGAAGCAGCAAGAGTGGCCGCGacccttcttcttcctcatcatcGTCTTCAAAAAAGCCGTCAGAGATCAAAGTGAAAGATGAAGTAAAGGTCCTACCCAAGGCGGCCTTCAAGGAGCCTAAACTCACACTGAAGGAGTCAAAGATGGAGGGCATGTCCCCTAAAGGAGGGGGGGCTGGGAGtggagggggtggtgggggaggaggaggaggagggcccACAGAGTCCAAAGCCCCCGGGAAACGGCCCTCCACGGTGGAGTCTCCCAAACCTAGCGCtaagaagcagaagaaaggCAGCTCTGAGGGGCCGAAGGGGCCGTCCAGCGGGGCCTTCACAGGAACATCTCCCCGCGTCTCCTCGTCATCTGCAGCCAGCCAACCGTACGCGGAGAAGAAACCTTCCAAGGAAAAGGGTCGCTGGGCCAAAGGCAAAAACGACACGCAGGAGCTGAAGGAGCCCAAGAAACTTCCAGAGTCCGAAGAGTCGAATTCAGAGGATGAAGCATCTTCGAAGTCAGAG CAGTCGGCCCCCTCCAGTCCTTCCAACTCCAGTTCCAGCTCTGACTCCAGTTCAGATTCGGACTTTGAGCCAGGACAGAAACAAGGGCAAG GCCCCTTGCGATCTATGGTGGAGGAGATCCAATCAGAAGAgtcagatgatgatgacagcAGCTCGGAGGAGGAGACCCCCATCAAGACCAACCCCCCCAACCGCGACTCTCG ACTCAGCCTGGACAGCGAGAGTGACAGCAGTGACGGCTCGCACCGCCCCAGTCGAGACCCCGCCCCGCCCCCGCAGAAACATAGCTCCTCCAATAACAAA GTGTCAGGCAGAAAGAGTCCAGACTCCTCGTTTCGCTCAGAGAAGGTGTTGAAGAAGGGATACGACAAGGTAGGAAGG GCGTACACAGAAGAGTTGGTCGACCTTCATCGCAGACTGATGGCTTTGAGGGAGCGTAACGTcctgcagcag ATTGTCAACCTGATCGAGGAGACGGGCCACTTCAACGTGACCAACACCACCTTTGACTTTGACCTCTTTTCACTGGACGAGTCCACCGTCCGCAAACTACAGAGCTACCTTGAAGCAACGGCCACGTGA